CTTTAAActatctcctcagacctttcagtcggcattACTCTCTCAATGCAAAACTATAATTGCTGCCGTTCAAGTAAACGAGTTTCACATAACAGCGCACAGTCTCTCTTTGAGATAGCCATACAGTTcattcacgttatggcttgtcaaatgacagcgtgggtgCCATACGGTCACACaatgtacagcaccagatttgcacttggtggccaataCTGGAACAAATTTTTGTCCAGCGTCGATCAGATCAACATGAAAGCATTAGATATCCTACCAACCTTCGCTTCCCCTACGATAATTATAGTTCACACGGGACCTCCCCGAGTAGCTGCAGTTTTATCACAACCACCCTTTGTAATAGTAACAAACTATCTACTTCGATAACTTCACGATTGATAGTGTATTAAATTGAATCATAGACTTCCCATTATCAGTACATTGCTAAGCACTTCGACTGTAATCCGTGAGAGTGCTTATGTGTGGGGAATGTcgtttctttcagtcgtttccttCTTTGCCCGGGTGTCAGTTCTCCTATTTATTTCTTAATGGAGGGCCCTTCCCTTTCGAGGTTGCCTTCCTCAACTTCCTCTTATTTTTGGATCCGAACTGTGTACTCATGAACTGCACTGAAGTTGTGGTTGGCGTCAGATACGTCCAGTCTCAGAATAGGCCCCTAGCTAACATGTTTTTTGCAGGCCTCAGACCAATCCTAGTGAACTAGCATTCAAGAAAGCAACTAAAATGTATGCTGTGTTATACAAGGCTTGTGGTTTTCTAGACTATTTTGCCACGTAAGATACTTAAATTTGCAGGGAACTTTACTCTCCGAATTTTTTTagggaattatataaaaatataaacagttTCAGTAAACTGTTCCTGGACGGAATGTTATAGTGAAAGTACTTATGCGGCTGTATTGGCAGTAGGTCGACAGTATCTACGGATATGTATTCAGTTCCCTCGCTCAGGACGATATTCTGGATTCTGACTCATTTCATCCTCTTCATCAACTTGTTTTTCATCATAAAGGCGTATGTTCTTCCAGTGGTACGTTAATAACTCCTCGACAGTCTGCTTTCTGTGTCCTCTCCACTTCGGCTGTCGTCAGTTATCTTCCAGCCCAAATAGCGAAATTTATCTCCTACTcctagtgtctcatttactaaattAATTCATTCAgtatgactgatttacttcaactaCATTTTAATACCcgtattttacttttgttggtacTGAATTTGCAGCAACTTGTCAAGACATTATATATTccgttaactgctcttccaagttatttgctgtatctgacaaaatcacagtgtcatcggcagatctcaaagttttcatttattctcTCTGAACATTAACAGCTTCTGCACTTTTTCCTTTGGTTTCATTTATTGctagctcaatgtacagattgattaacgctgggggggggggggggtaggctgcTACCCGGTCTGATTCCTTTCCCAACTaccgctttcctttcatgcccttcgcTCGCTAtcaaaaacgcacgctgattgcAGTACAAACTGTTTATATGATTTCGCGCACtgcgcgtgcgaaccattcaacgaaacatcatcgatatgggctttgagagccgaaggcccaatcgtgtacccttgatgactgcacgacactacgTTTTACATTTCACCTAGACGCGTCAACaaagacgttggactgttgatgactggaaacttgttgcctggtcagacgaatctcgtttcaaattgtatcgagcgggtatggagacaacctcatgaatccatggaccctgcatgtcagcaagggactcttcaacctggtggaggctctgtaatgttgggGTGCGTGCTGTGGGAataatatgggacccttgatacgtctagatacgacactggtgagacgtgagtaagcattctgtctgttcacctgcatccattcatgtccattgcgcattccgaccgacttgggaaattctagcaggacaatgcctCACCCCACATGTCCCGTATTGcaacagaatggctccagaaacactcttctaagtttaatcacttccactggccacaaaattacccagacatgaacattactgagcatatctgggatgccttgcaatgtgctgttcagaagagatctccaccccttctctCTCTTACTGAttgatggacagctctgcaggattcatgatgtcatttgCCTCCagtagtacttcagacattagccgagtccatgccatgtcatgctgCTGCAGTTTTTCGTGCTATCGAGCACCCTACCCGATATTTGGTAAGTGTACCAATTGTTTGGATCTTCACTGTTTATTTTCCTTAGATAAGATACTGATATATGAAATTACTTGGGCAGAAGTTGTCTTTCATTTGGATGAAGGTGAtttgagccatggtaaaaattgctgaagaccgcgccgcagcgcgtagtgtgaagcagtcgccctccgtttctagcggtggcgccgctgtggcaatcgcagctttggtgtctccctctggtgggaaaggggaaagggtgcctgttcacgtgcatttaaggggcgctatgagctcggcagtcggtcagttggtcagccgggtcagtgtctgtgtctgtctgttgtccggagtgctaaagtgcgcgtcatttatgttggcggccaagtttaggttcgttctgcgcatctgacgtcacaaaacacagtcagccaatgaacagagaacgacgttgccacatctcgactgcagtgcagagcatggacgagtgtcttcagatttagaaacgttcagtcataaataaaataatagaacaaaagcaatgtcttgatagcagacattcttttatagaaagtttggaaaaagcattctttataccaattgcttcatattcgattaattaattaaaccaaacaagcaataagactcataattcaggcgatagcaaggaaaggtgtttgtatcactctcacaaaccgctttttcgcgataaagaacagcagtaattgtttatttcctatcgtacttcgacgaagcgtgagtaattcatactcataccaacagcgtttgtcagtattttgcgtgaagtGTTATACTCCTCATGGCGTTGTATAGTTAGATAAGGTGCGTTGGCGTAacagttaaggtgttgggctgctatgtgaaatgttatgagttcaaaccttatgtggtgcttaatattttcattaattaaaaacaatatcgaagtgccttacttcacgaattatattcgtttgaatgcaatttttttcaaatttctagtgctttgcctcttcattaaccctttcgctgctgcagacacgtgctcgccgcattccgcgctgtgcgcgattttgtcatcactgcactgctcgcctgtgcagacgcatggtgttcccactgctttgacacacttatcatcgACACActtatcgattgataagagtgtcaaagcagtcggaacacgatgtgtctgtgacaaaatcgcgcacagcgcggaatgcagggagcacgtctttgtagcagcgaaagggttaatgcggccgtggtggcttttcttcatgaactgcgcgctcccccctaaacctaagcttgcgaactatgtatgctatactatggcgctgcttctattggcgcgtgcgtcgtgtgcaactgttaacgcagcaatctcccgcgtctgggcgggcatccgcgagccgccaagataaaagaattgaactatagtatgtgttaggccgccagtctgctcgagtttattcaggcaatggtcattgggggttggatcgatcggttgttcGGTTGCGCActcagacacaagatgacttgtccgtcttgagcgtcggtgcatgtgaggtggtggtggttagtgtttaacgtcctgtcgacaacgaggtcattagagacggagcgcaagctcgggttagggaaggattgggaaggaaatcggccgtgccctttcaaaggaaccatctcggcattcgcctgaaacaatttacggaaatcacggaaaacctaaatcagaatggccggagacgggattgaaccgtcgtcctcccgaatgcgagtccagtgtgctaaccactgcgccacctcgctcagatgcatgtgagatcgccacgtcagtccagtgggccgcgccgtatagcgaggggtagtgacttcgcggtcgacacgagagcaacaggagtcaacccacgacatcggtctggcagTTGAGAGCTGCGACGCTgtgagatgggagatcggcgcgcctcgctgcgtccgttgaagcggctagcagcggacggttcgggagagcgttttgggggtgttgcgccaggtcttcgccagacatcgcagtttactAGAAGTTAAGTCATTCGTTATATGTTGTttcacttgttaaattctacttgtgtgttggtcagtgtctcgtCCCCAGCTTGGTCGTCTGTCTCCcacccgcatttgttaggcagttagtgtctgtctgtctgtctgtcggtctgccgtacgtcaatagctgcctctgtcaggtttgacggattcggtgttaacgaatttattgcttgaagtgtaacggtggaattcctgaaatatgtttttatcttgcctatcatcttgagaggcggtgtgtgtgtaatgttgtatattttatgtaagagtgCATTTCATAGGTTTTTATTGAAATGGTCATTTCAGTATATAACGTTGCCACcgttccaccgtaagactttttttaaaatcaagttgcacctccgGTGGCAAGTCAATATTTTAATGTTagcgttttgtaccatttccatacctctcaaggggtgcatagtttatgtgcttgtgtgagttgttaaaatttttagtttgaagtattctgGTGTGTTGCagttttgcaccagtgtagtctttcagaggttgttgtgagcggtcgtgactacggccgtttcaaaagggagcggcaaggttctcagtccgaaagctcatacagtcaaaaatttgttttctCTGCCTCTGAATAAAGAGGCTTTAGGAACAAAatatccatttgttgaaagaaatttgattcgttttcatcagttaccctctggcaactacttccatgttcacatagtgtgattaaatgtgttaatgttcttgatgaatggctagtaaataaagcaaattcttaagaaaaggttttgaaagtaaattcgcgGTTCAGTTCCACACATCGGTTATCAGACTTAGAAAGAAATCTGTGTGAAGAAAGCGTATGCGGAAGTGCGATACCAGactacgaaaaacaaaaataaatgaacgcACTGCAGAATTCCGTGGGGCTGAAGAGAAGCCTCTGTCTCCACGGGTCCGGAGATGTCACAGCGCCGTATTAGGGACTTCCCCTGCGCCCTAGATCAGCGAAATTTAAGGGCGGGCCGCCGTGCATCCCGATCGGTCCCGTCGCGTGAGAGGGCGCGATAAAGGAACAGGCGCTGCGAGGCGGCCGCTATCTCCGCCGGCCCGGCTCGCCTCTTATCGCGGGCCGCGCAGGGTGCCGGCAGCGCGCTCGTCTTGCAGCGTTTTATcgcgtccgccgccgccgccgccgccgccgccgccgccgtccgccgTCCTCCCGGAACGACACCCACGGCCGCGTCACCTGCCGCTAGCCCGCCACCTGCGCTCGCGTTGTACGCGCGTCCCGGCGCTATCAGCCCGCCGCTCCACGAGGCGGCCAGCGGCCTGCCTCCACCGGGAAAAAGCAAAGCGCCGCCCGCGCGCCGCACTCTCGGCGATTACGCAGGCTGAACTGTATCGGAGCGGAAAAATAAACACTGCCCTGTGATGTCGGCCGGAAGCGCGAGTTAAAAGCGGCCGCGCGTATTTTTGAGAACTTtttagtaaaatttttattttcgtgTATTTTTTGCGTGTGTAACCGAGCAAATTTCAGTATTACGTCGCACTTCTTTAGTCGCCTGTGGCGATTAgattattctctcttttttttttttgctttttacaAACACAGTCTCTTCATAAATATCGCGTTCTGTACGCCAAACACAAACAGTGAAAGTTATTGCATTACGCTACATGTTCCTCGTATAACCACATATAGATACCACGTGTGGAGTCAATTACGATTCTGGTCGCTCTTATGCAATAAATGACAACGGAGGACAATGtccactactacactactggccattaaaattgctacaccaagaagaaatgcagatgataaacgggtattcattggacaaatgtattatactagaactgacatgtgaatacattttcacgcaatttggctgcatagatccggagaattcagtacccagaacaatcacatctggcggtaataacgatcttgatactcatgggcattgactcaaacagagcttggatggcgtgtacaggtacagttgcccatgctgcttcaacacgatactgcagttaatcaagagtaggcactggcgtactgtgacgagccagttgcttggccaccattgaccagacgttttcaattagtgagagatctggagaatgtgctggtcagggcagcagtcgaacattttctgtatccagaaagacccgttcaggacctgcaacatgcggtcgtgcattgtcctgctgaaatgtagggtttcgcagggatcgaatgaagggtagagccacgggtcgtaacacatctgaaatctaacgtccactgttcaaagtgccgtgaatgcgaacaagaggtgactgagacgtgtaaccaatggcaccccataccatcacgccgggtgatacgccagtatggcgatgacgaatacaggcttccaatgtgcgttcaccgcgatgtcgccaaacacggatgcgactatcatgatgctgtaaacagaatctggattcatccgagaaaatgacgttttgccaaccgtgcacccaggttcatcgttgagcacaccatcgcaggcgctcctgtctgtgatgcaacgtgaagggtaacagcagccatggtccccgagctgatagtccatgctgctgcaaacgtcgtcgaactgttcgtgctgatggttgttgtctggaaagcgtccccttctgttgactcagggatcgagactttgctccgttacagccatgtggatgcttgtcatctcgactgctagtaatacgaggccgttgggatccagcacagcgttccgtattaccctcctgaacccaccgattccatattctactaacagtcggatctcgaccaacgcgagcagcaatgtagcgatacggtaaaccgcaatcgcgataggctacaatccgacctttatcaaagtcggaaacgtgatggtacgcatttctcctccttacacggggcatcacaacaacgtttcaccatgcaacgccggtcaaatgctgtttgtgtatgagaaatcgattgcaaactttcctcatgtgagcacgttgtaggtgtcgccaccggcgccaaccttgtgtgaatgctctaaaaagctaatcccttgcatatcacagcatcttcttcctgtcggttaaatttcgcgtcagtagcacgatatcttcgtggtgtagcaattttaatggccagtagtgcactttaAAACTTGGGTTTTCGCCCTGCAGCGTAATGTTCTCTGTATTGAAACCTCCTGGTGCACTAAATCCTTGTCTGATCCGGGTACTTGAACCCTTATGTAGCTGCTCCTAAACCATTTCTCCATAATATTCTTTCTTTCACGATCGCTTGTTCCACAAGGTACGCAGAACTACTACTTTTGGAAGGTAAGAACgtggtactggtggaagtgaagctgtgagagtcGTTCGCAAGACGTGCTTGCACATTTCAGTCAGAAGGTGCAAGGtccgatgcccgcatctcgtggtcgtgcggtagcgttctcgcttcccacgcccgggttcccgggttcgattcccggcggggtcagggatttttctctgcctcgtgatggctgggtgttgtgtgctgtccttaggttagttaggtttaagtagttctaagttctaggggactgatgaccatagatgttaaatcccatagtgctcagagccattttgcaaggtCCGAGTCCGCTCTGGCACAGATTTTTAGTTTGTATTTGTTCTTTGTTAGGAAATCACAAATTTTGTGACGGCTCcaaaacccaaggtcctcggcggtacttttggggcaacCACCACatattgtataaagcgtgggttgTGACCAGGATGTAGCCATGTCTGTTGGTCGAAaagtaattaatgacaagaattgcgccagctagaatgaagagataacttatctttatttctgacgataTGTGCGCCAGCAATACAAggccaagtaatatccaagagtaatccgtgtactgagcctagtcgactacaatagcaaatatcacactgcaatgactccgctataaactccacgaaggctagcaatagacaatcgacaacaaactgtccgtctcggggccaacGCTCCTCctcatatgcaaaaggcagagggcgctgcggacccgagctcagccatgccgcgacctcttccgtcggcggtcacgccctgagacgccgacggccgcgacaggaactgtggccagcgatgtcacggtcagggcgcgcgtgcgcggttggttggttgggtccgtgggtACAACAACAAAGCTTTTAGAAGTATGACAACTGGATGAAAATTTAAACAGCAAAACTAACAACATTCAGAGACTGGGAGCGGTCCATCTTACGCAATATAATTTAGGTACCACGATTGGTCAATCAAAGAGATTAGCCTAACGCGGGAAATCTCTTTTCTTTTGATTACACGGAGATTACCCTGAGAAATACAAACACACTCTCAGGTTATGGAAATACAGTTTTCTTTATTTGGTGTGAAAATTATGGTGATGATATTTGAAACAAGTTGTTTGTTCAGTCTCTGATGTGTATGTGTTCAGTTACGTTACAGGCTGCGCCTCGAGTCAAAGCGATCATGTATACGACAAAATTAAATTATACAATATATAGACGTTAGAGACCAGACATCCACACAATTCGCATACGCTGAATGCCACGAAGACTCCCCTGAACTAGACGAAGCTAATTTTCTTGTACATATTTCCCTATTTGGAGCTCTATCCCTGTTTGTGACCTTGTCGTTGGCGAGGTGTTATATTCTAGTCTTATTTTCTCTACGTAGCATTGCTACTCCTGTACGGCGGAAACCGCTAAAATCTCCATAAACACTATACCACGTATGAGTCAAATATCTGTAGACCGGAAACTAAACAATCTGTCATCAACGTATAATAATGTGGTTATTAGGAAAGTTGTGATAGTTGCAATGCTGCCAGCTGTACCTCACAAAATGCTTCGATGTTGCGAAAAGAATGAAATTGATAATATCTTTTGTTAACAGTCCTTGTGAATAATGATTTTACACAGACCGAACAACAATATTACGAAACCAATATTTCAGTGGTCGTTGAAAACAATGTAACAAAAAGAATATTTCGGTACAGACTACGAGTAATCTTTACATGACAATAAAGAAAGGTGATAAGCGAACGACAAGAATGTGGTATGCTTCTAGTGCTTCCAATTTAAGAACTAAACGCATGTTTCCTAAATGGCTTGCATGAGCATTCAAGGAATACTCTATGTCCATATAATTACAAGCAACGATTGCATCTGTAGACCACAGAGTCTTTCCAAAAATAACTAAATTAAGACATatttaagaaaataattaaaaacgtgAGAAAACTCTAGGTAGCTATAACAGAGAAAAGCATTAGACCGCACTATGAGACAGAATGTGGCTTTGAGAGAGTCGCGCCTTTTCAGCAGGATTCGAGAAACATATTTGCAGGAAGGATTGCAATAGTGTACGGAAAACGTTAGACGAGACGGAGGCAACAGATAATACAGCAGATAATACTATAACAAGAGTCGGACGCAAGAGAGTTCAGAAAGCAGGATTTAATGCCGTAGAAACACGTATAAAACGTGACTTTCTCACTGGCGGAATCCGGCAGCGTTGTGGAAAAAGAGGAGCGCGCTAATGACCGTCATAAATTACAGCGCGCCATAATAAAGTGGGCACATCTATTTCACAGTCACTCGTCCTATATTAGGGGTTTTATATTTCTTAATTATTACTTTAATTTCATAAGTCTCGAAACTGTGGTGAATAATGCACTGGAGGTGATTTAGCAATATTACTGCAATATGTTTCTGCACAGGACTCCAATTTATTCACTGTTTCATTAACTATATTTCGTACATCGACTTCGAAGTAATGAATGTTGCAAATTTATAAACGCTGCAGTCTACTGAAAGCGATTACTAATGTTCAGCCCACACTGTCTTGAACAGCTTCCTTAAATAGCTACGGTCTATATGGATATACCGAATGTGTAAGTCTGTATGCAGACCGAACTTTTTTTATGGGACTCATTTCGAATAACACTGATGATATTCCGTTCTATAAATTTGATCCTGATAACTCAGTGTATACAACGGAATTATTCTGATTCTAATAAACAGAGTCAGTTTATCTGAGCACCGTCGCATTAGTAACATCTTCCGGATGTACTGACCAACTTTGTCGGGGTATATGTGTTTTAGATGTTGCCAGAGTATTTACTTACTTCAGCCGAGACACATTCAGTGAAATGCTTATCATTTTTAAATGCGTTTTTTTACTTACGATCATATTTGTAAACCTGATGTTTGGAATGTGAAGCTGTTTTATTATTCTGGTGGCTTTACTAAAGTCTGCTCATTTCAGTTTTATGGGTGTATCTTGACCTATACAAAATGGCGAATTTGGAAACAGCCTTTACTTAAGCATTCTCTATTGGCCTTTCCAGTAGAAAGTTACAGATATTATTCTTTACTTACACGAGTCCTAGTccacagtaaaatttgaaaatggGACGTTTATAGACAAACAACTGAAAATACATGTTAAATATTGTCAGATAGATACGCCGTTACATATCGTCCATAGAGTGTCTTTGGACCACAGAGAATTTTtcgaatttaattttatttagctATGTATTAATTACAACTAgacttgtttgtatgtattgttctTTCATTTTTGTTGTGTAAGAATACTGTCGAAGGATTTGAAAACATTGCCAAAGTCGCATTGGACTTCGCTGTTGAGTATTTTTATTCGTACGTTTTGTAATGAGAATACTTCTCCAGTTTCAACACATCCGTTTTATGATCTTTATTTGTTCGTGGAATACCATCACATTTTGCTTATGTTTACAAAATGGTGTTATGTATTGTATACTTGTGCGTCTATTGTTGacgttgtgtgtctgctgtgtgtgTAGGCTCTAATATGATTTGTAAACTGCTGCTGGAACCTCAGCTTATTTCTTTTAGACAAAAGAGTATTCATGATATGTCATATACTTCAGGAGCTAAAATTAGTTCATTGCCATACTTCGTACTATGTATTAGCTTCTGTTGTACTTTATCAAATGTACTAAATCCCGTTGTTCCCTTGTGTGTTGGTGAAATTTTGCCATTGCCATATTTATCTTCTTCTGCTGTAGTGGGGTTAGTACCTGGTTATTTCTTTTATTTGCCCTGTACTGTTCAGTAGCTCACGCATCCCGAACATCACTATTAAAAGACACGAGAAACATTTTTCGTAAGAGGAATTATTTCTCgtgaggaaaataaataaaaaatcgtgagtggcaacagaaaatgttattatataaacaaataatcgtaatttcatttcatttgcccGATTTTAACAACCATTTCATAATGGATGAAATACAAGGTAATTAGTACAGTCATCTGCGCAGGGAGAAACCGCTACGTTTACTTACACCAGACGAATGCCCGTTTTCATCCACAGAAGCACCACTGCTGGTCTTCAATTACTTTACAGTTATAAAGATATACCAGCAGTTACTTTACTTAATCGATGGTAGATATTTATTAGCTTC
This sequence is a window from Schistocerca americana isolate TAMUIC-IGC-003095 chromosome 4, iqSchAmer2.1, whole genome shotgun sequence. Protein-coding genes within it:
- the LOC124613705 gene encoding spidroin-1-like, translated to MYETVHGERQSGRGVLGAHRGTERSASLAVNKRGRIIFRCGASGVGGEGGAGASVHAWGRRPSALCAAAAPAAPSPALRRAGGALLFPGGGRPLAASWSGGLIAPGRAYNASAGGGLAAGDAAVGVVPGGRRTAAAAAAAAAADAIKRCKTSALPAPCAARDKRRAGPAEIAAASQRLFLYRALSRDGTDRDARRPALKFR